The genomic stretch TATGATACACTTTATACTACCCATACCTAATGGTATTTAATCGTTTAACACCTTGCGGACGATCGTAACCAGTTTGGCTTGACCTTCAAGATTGACCGGCTCCCCCATAAACAAGCAAAGATAGGGAACTTTCTTATCTTTCCACTCGATAGTGAATTGATTGAGATCCTCCCGTTTCAAAGTCATCGGGTAAGAATCCGGCTCGGTAGATAAGCCGACAACCACACCCCGCTGCTCCATTTCATCCAAAGCATGGAAAGCGCGATCCAAAAGATCATCACTTCCGGCCATCAAGATATCGCCCTCGCGATAAGGACCAGGCTCGGCCTTGCCAATATAAATGACTTGAGTTTCTTCAATATTCTTCAGAGTGTCAGGCGAAGAGGTAAGCTCTATTTCGTGGCGCCCAATCTTCCCTGTAAAAAAACCTTGTTCCTCCTTATGCATTCCTAAACCTTGCACAAGAAAGTCGGAGTCAAGCTCCGAATACAAAATGCTCTTCATAAGAAATCTTCTTCCCCTTTAAAAAATGTCTAGATTTTATTCTAGCACAATCTCTTATGGTAGTGCAAGCATTCATGAGACACGATCCTTCTCAAAGGCTTCCGCCAAATCCAATTGAGCAAGCAAAAAGGATTTCAGTTGAGTGCGAGTCATTTCTCGGCGTTTTTGCAACTCTTCGATTTCATCATTAACATGTTGCAGCTTATTCTGAGCTTCGGTTATCCGCCTTACTTTCTCTTGTTCGACTTCTTTGAGAATGAGTTCAGCTTCATGGCGAGCAGATTGCTTGACTTCATCAGCTGTTTGCTGTGCTAATACCATCGTTTGCTGCAAAGTGGATTCTAACTGCTTGTAATGCCTTAACTCCGCATCCAAACGTTGGACCTTATCTTTCAGTTCGAAGTTCTCAGCATAGACAACCTCAAATTCCTTGCTTACGCTTTCCAGAAACTTGTCCACTTCTTCCGTATGATAACCTCGGACCCCTTTGCGGAACTCTTTATTCTGAATATCAATAGGAGTTAATGCCATAATTCATCCCCCTCTTATGTCTTCCGAGGTATATATCGTATGATGCTCCAGGCAATTCTTCCCTTGCGAGTCCCCGTCGATTCCACTAAGCGAATTCGACCGTAGCCCCGACAAGATAGGATATCTCCCGGCTTAACCTCCAAGTCTGGTTTGGACACCACTAGATCGTTACGCTTTACCTTCCCCTGCTGAATGAGCTCTTGGAAGGTAGAGCGAGAGACATTAAAACTACTGGAAGCTACTGCGTCTACCCTTGAAGAAGCTACGGTAATGCGCCACTCTTCTCCCTGTTCAGCCGGAATCTCTTGATTTCCCTCGACGAGCTCCACCTGGATCCGTTCCCGCCCGGCTTTATCCCATTGGCTGAGCAAAACATCGGCGATGCCATGGGCTACCGCTACAAAAGAGCAGTGTTCACCGACACGAATATCCCCAATTACATCCCGTTTTAACCCCATGCCCATCAGGGAACCCAAAATCTGACGATGTTCCATCGTCCCACGCGGGTCAAGGGGCTTTGCACGTATAACTTTAACCTCACTGGCAACTTGATCAAGCATACCGGCATCTTCAACCATTAAAAATCGAGCCCTTTCCGCGTCTGGCAATCCGCCCTCGACTCGAAAAGCGAGACCTTCACTTCGCAGAATCCCTCCGAACCAGTTCCCTAGGGCTTGACTTAAAAAGGGAGTCCAAACCGGCCTTGAAGTGCTGATGGCTTCCTCGCACAAATCCAACAGATGAGCCCCTTCAAGTTTTAACTCCTTATCAGACCAAAAATTCAAGATAGCACGATCCATCCGATAGTTCATAGTTAGCCTCTAAAAGCGAAGCAAAAGACTTAATAAGACGGGTAAAACTACCGTCTTAATAATCATAAGGGTAAAATAGGCGAGAATCGGAGAAATATCAATGCCAAATCCAGGCCCCCCAAACTGAAACCGCTGAAAGGGCTTCAACAGAGGCTCTGTAATTTCATACAAAGCTCGAACTAAAGCATTATAGGGTACGTTAGGAAACCAAGATAGCAACGCCCGTGCAATGATAGCATACATAAGGATCGTGATGACGGTGTGAATTACTTGATAAACGAATAGTATATTAATCACTCCTTATTTAGTTAAAGACCAAAAAAATCCCTTTTCCTTAAAATCGTCCTTCATTTCGCCGGAAATATCTACATTATTGGGAACAAAAAGAAAAATGCCATTGCCGACCTTTTGCATGTTTCCACCCAAAGCATAGGTTGTCCCACTCACAAAATCGACAATCCGTTTTGCCAAATTACGATCTGCATTTTCCAGGTTCACAATCACAGGACGGCGGTTTTTTAGCTGATCAGCAATGTTTTGAGAATCTTCAAAAGCTTGGGGTTCGAGCACAACGACCTTAACTTGCTTTTGGGTATGGATGCTTACCACTTGTGCCCCTTTGCGATTGTTTGTTGCTCTTGGTTCTTCTCGAACAACCTCTTCCTTTTCATCTTCTTCGAAATAATCGTCTTCAAAGTCTTCATCAGCAAAACCCATAATTCCAATCACTTTGTCTAACAACTTTGCCATTTTAGCAACCTCCTTAAAATCATAAATATATACTTCTATCTGAATCTTGTGAACAAACCTTGTCCCTTAGGAGCGTTCTCCAAAAATCTGCCTGCCAACTCGGATGATGGTAGCACCCTCTTGAATTGCCCACTCAAAATCATGACTCATCCCCATGGAAAGTTCCTTGAGGGCGACATGAGGTATAGTCTTTACCTGAATTCGCTCCTTCAGCAAGCGCAGTTGGCGAAAATATCCTTGTGTCTCTTCCTGAGAAGCACCTAATGCCCCTATGGTCATCAGTCCATGCACCCGGACATGTTCACAACGAGTCACCTCCGTCAGGAAATCCTCCACTTCTTCTTCTAACACTCCTGCTTTATGAGGGTCGCGAGCGATATTAACCTGGACCAAGGTTGGCCAAATCATCTGCCGCTGAGTACCATGGTGTTCCAATGCTTCAAGCAAGCTTATCCTATCAAGGGAATGAATAAGTGTAATCCTAGTATCTAAATACTTTACCTTATTGGTTTGCAAACGGCCAACCAGGTGCCATTCACAATCCTCAGGGAGATGATCCACCTTCTCTTGCCATTCCTGAACCCGATTTTCAGCAAATGCACGTAGTCCGGCTTGATAAGCACAGCGAACCACGTCGGAACTCATGGTTTTGCTTACTGCTAGAAGCTTTATCTCGGAAGGGTTACGACCACTCTTACCGGCCGCCTGATTCATCCTCTGACGGATATCTGATATATTTCCATTTATATCCAATTCGAACACCGTCCATTTTGATTCAATTCTACAAAGAATGCCTATTTCCTGCTACTTCTATAGCACAGTTTATAATTGAGTGACATTTTTTATATTTATGGTTAAACCATCTAGACCCATACGGGGATTGATAATGACGGGAATACCATGAGGTAAATTCTCTACACAGATGACTTGATCATTCTCATCAAGTATTTTAACCTTGCGGTATTGAATGGCACTTTCCTGAACCACATAAACGCCCTGTTCTTCCCCCTTAATCCAAAGGCTGCTCTTGGGAATCAGAATTCCGCTAACCGTGGGCTTCACAACCAGGGCAATCTCCTGAAATCTTTCTCGGCTTGTCCCATCGATATATTGATTGAATTGAACTACCAATCCTTGAGGATCATCTAGAAGGCGCATAATCTTAGCAGTGAAGCTCTGGCCATTGATGAGCATCTTCACATTCTTACCCACCTCATACCCCTTGGTATCCACCTTAACCACTGCTACCGTAGGCAGAAGATTATTGACGATCTTACCGATAACCTTGCCGCTGGCCACGCTTCCGCTTGTATTCTGTAACGCCTGAGTAGACTGAGAAGCTTGAGCTTCTTGAGTGGTCGGATCGTTCTGAGGGATTGTGGACTTTGCGACGGACTCAGAGCTATTGGCAACGGTCTGTTGAAGAATTTTGCTGACATCCATGGAGACAAGATTCTCAGGAGTCAAAAACGTTTCTAGCCCATCCGTTGCAGAATATACAAGTCCGCCAATCGGTGCAACCAGAGTATTCGACTGGGATATGCTATCCTGTCCAAGGGCAACCCCTCCCGATTGGATTGTAGCGATAGGTTCCCCTTTGCGGATTCGTTCCCCCTCTTGGGCCAAAAACTTAGGTGTCCCTGCAGCAGGCGCCTTAAGGAGAGTTTCTTCATTGGCAAATACCACGGAGACCGTCTGCTGATGTTCAATATCTCCTTGCTTGGCCAACTCTACCTTCAGCGAACCCGTTAAGAAATTCGAACGATAAACCCAGCCTAACGAACCGATGAGGAGCAGCAGAAGAGCCCCCACCCCAACGACTCGTATCATTCTATAGATTAGTGTCCTTGGGCTCCTCTTCATTTGTTATCCCTCCATTTCTGGTCGGTAATTCGCAGATGAATAGGGATCCTGAACCCAACTTCGATGTCACCCAAATCTTCCCTCCAGCTCCTTCGACAATATGCTTAACAATACTTAATCCCAACCCTGTCCCTCCTTGTTCACGAGAACGGGCCTTATCCACTCGATAGAAACGCTCAAAGACACGGGGGAGATCTTCTTGAGGAATACCACAGCCTGTATCGCCAAACTCTAAACGAATGGATTGATTAACATAAGACGCATGTAGCCATACTCTACCTTTCGCTGTATACTTTACAGCATTTTCCATCAAGTTAAGAAGTACTTGACTCAACAAATCAATTCCCATAGCTACTTCCGGCAACGTATTAGGAATTACGACTTCAAGTTCGATGCTTTTAGCTTCAGCATAGGGTCCAATCACCGGTTTAATCTTCTCATAAGCCTCTTGGATCCTACTTCTGCCATTGCAGACATCTGGGCGTTGGTTTTCAATCCGCGATAAAGTCAGCAATTCATCCACTAAGCGCTGTAAGCGAAGAGTCTCTTTATGGATAATATTGAGAAAGCGCTCCCGCAAGTCGGGGACCTCTGCCGCCCCGTCTAAAAGGGTTTCCACAAATCCTTTGATCGAAGTCAGAGGTGTTCTCAATTCATGAGATACATTGCCGACAAACTCTGTCCGCAACTGCTCTAAGCGACGAAGCTCAGTGATATCATAGCAGACGATAACTGCTCCTTGGGAACGATCCTTCTCTTCCAAAATTGGATTGACCTGAACGCGAATCATCATTTTGGAACGGATGAGAAGCTCTGTTTGCCCGGGGAGGCCTTTCTCTAAAGCTATAGAGATGAGCTCTTCTAACTTTTCAAATCCATTTAATTCGGAAAGGTATCTATTCCTTACTGCGTCTTGCTTCTTGCCAAAAAGCTTCTCTGCAGCACGATTCAGAAGGACGATTCGCCCCACACGATCCAGGGAAATGACCCCTTCTTGCATACCCGCAAGAATAGCTTGGATTTTCTGCGATTCCCGACGGTTAGTCGATATACTGACTTTGAGTCTTTGTCCAAGCTCAGTAACCTCTCTGGACAGGTTTCCCAATTCATAAGTAAACTCCGGCAGATTTGTGGGCTGAGATTGATCTTGCGCAATCCCTTTAACTGCACTATATATCCTTTCTATCCGTTCTCCGAGCCGGTCAGCAAAGAAGTAAACAATCCCCCCCGGTAGCAGAATGGCAAAGGCAAGTGCCATGAAATCTATCTCCAGACGAATCCCTGTTTGAACTTGAGCCCCCAACCAGAAAAGCAGAAGGGAAAGTGATGAGACCAAGAGATAGATTGGGATAATCAACCATTTAATTCTCATAATCTAACCTTTCAGCCGATATCCTATACCCCGCAGTGTTTCGATATAATCGGGATCGGATGGGTCCTTCTCAATTTTTTGGCGGAGATGTCTCACATGAACGTCCACCGTTCGAGTATCTCCCGCATATTCATAGCCCCAAATTCGTTCGAGAAGTTCATCCCGGGTATATACTTTACCCGGATGAGTGGCTAGTACACGTAAAAGCTCAAATTCCTTCGGGGTCAGTTCTATGTATTCCCCTCGTACAGACACTCGGAAACGTTCAAGGTCAATACGCAAATCCTGACGTACTATATCTGCTCCCTCTTCGCTTGGCTTATTGCGTCGCAGCCTTGCCCGAATTCTTGCCACCAGCTCTCGGGGACTAAAGGGCTTCGTAATATAGTCATCAGCCCCAATCTCCAATCCAAGTACCTTATCGATCTCCTCGCCCTTGGCGGTAAGCATAATGACCGGTAAATCAGCAAGCTTTGGCACCCTGCGCAGTTGATTGCATACTTCAAGACCGCTCATACCAGGCAACATAATATCTAACACCACAAGATCGGGAAGTTTTTCCTTTATAACTCTTAACGCCTCAGGGCCGTCGGAAGCCATCAGTACCTGATAGCCCTCCTTCTCCAGATTAAATTTGAGCAACTCTTGAATTAGTTCATCATCATCAACGACCAAAATAACGGCCATGATTACCCCTCCCTTGTTGGCAACCGGCGAATCCAACCCGCCATTCGTCCTGTATTCGGACCTTCTATGCGATAGGAGAAGAAGGAGTCCGTATGACAGGCAGTACATTCTCGGGCAATCCAAATCTTCTCCGGTGGTATCCCCGCTTCCCTCAGGACCATCGCATTCGCTTCCCGCAAATCCAGTTGGAAATGTCCTTGTCGGCCCGGTTTTAGAAAAGGTGTTCTTAAAAAGCTCTTCTCAAACTCCTTCTGCACGGGTTCATCCACTTCATAACAGCAGGGGCCAATACTCGGCCCAATGGCTGCCCAACATTCTGCAGGGTCACCCCCTCGTAGACGAAACAGTTCTAACATCTCACTAACGATCTTGCCAGAAGTACCTTTCCAGCCCGCATGAGCAATGCCTACCGCTTGGAGAAGAGGATGATAAAAGAACACCGGAACGCAATCCGCAAAGAAGGCCATAAGAGCGGTATGGGTCACAGTCATTAACCCATCGACACCAGTAATTACAGTATCAAGAGATTCGGAACCTCGTCCGGCATCTCCTTCAGTGACTTGATGGACCTTTGTTCCATGGACCTGTTCCCCTAGGGCGACCTCCCCCGGCAAAGTATTCCATTCAGCAAACCATAACTTGCGATTATTTTTCACTTGATCTGGGGAATCGCCCACATGGAGTCCAAGGTTCAAGGTCGAATAGGGAGATGAGCTAACCCCTCCCCAGCGTGTTGAAAATCCAATCTGAATACCCTCCGCTTCCCATGCAGGAAGAGTAAGATAGACTAGTTCCTTTCCCTGACGCCAACTCCATACCATTCGGTTACCCCCATCAACATTCTATTGTAACTATATCATAAAGTCCCCAGGGGATGTACTCCCCGAAAGTCCTATTCTTTACATGATTTAAGCCTCCTAAAGGATTTTCCCTTCAGAAGGCTCTTCTATCTTGAACGAGAAGCCATACATATTAGCGACGATCATCTACTAAGACATTAAAATCCGGCAAATCAGTGGCATCGACCAAAATTACATCGACCCCAATTTTCTTTACCCGATCCCAAGGAATGAGAATATCCTCATTCCTGCCGCCGAAAAAACCCCAGCTTCGAGAGGCGCCCTGCACCACGATCCCTTTAATGGAGCCTCGTTCTAAATCCAGATCCAAATCTTTGATGGGGCCCAAGCGGCGACCATCTTTAATATTTACAATATCTAATAAGCGTAGCTCAGAGATCCGCATTCATACTACCTCCCCTCTCTAAATTTATATTCGAGAGGGGAGATGTTTATTCTATACTAGACGAACTTACGCATATGTCCTAAGGCTGCTTTTTCTAAACGGGAAACTTGGGCTTGGGAAATTCCGATTTCGTCGGCAACCTCCATCTGAGTCTTGCCATGGAAGAAACGCAGAGACAAAATGAGCTTTTCTCGTTCACTTAGCCGCCGTAGGGCTTCCCGAACTGCGATACCTTCTAACCAGCTGTTATCGGAATGCTTCTCATCACCGATTTGATCCATCACAAAGATGGGATCTCCACCATCATGATAAATCGGTTCAAACAG from Desulfitobacterium dichloroeliminans LMG P-21439 encodes the following:
- a CDS encoding DivIVA domain-containing protein: MALTPIDIQNKEFRKGVRGYHTEEVDKFLESVSKEFEVVYAENFELKDKVQRLDAELRHYKQLESTLQQTMVLAQQTADEVKQSARHEAELILKEVEQEKVRRITEAQNKLQHVNDEIEELQKRREMTRTQLKSFLLAQLDLAEAFEKDRVS
- a CDS encoding RNA-binding protein; translation: MNYRMDRAILNFWSDKELKLEGAHLLDLCEEAISTSRPVWTPFLSQALGNWFGGILRSEGLAFRVEGGLPDAERARFLMVEDAGMLDQVASEVKVIRAKPLDPRGTMEHRQILGSLMGMGLKRDVIGDIRVGEHCSFVAVAHGIADVLLSQWDKAGRERIQVELVEGNQEIPAEQGEEWRITVASSRVDAVASSSFNVSRSTFQELIQQGKVKRNDLVVSKPDLEVKPGDILSCRGYGRIRLVESTGTRKGRIAWSIIRYIPRKT
- a CDS encoding YggT family protein, translating into MINILFVYQVIHTVITILMYAIIARALLSWFPNVPYNALVRALYEITEPLLKPFQRFQFGGPGFGIDISPILAYFTLMIIKTVVLPVLLSLLLRF
- a CDS encoding cell division protein SepF — its product is MAKLLDKVIGIMGFADEDFEDDYFEEDEKEEVVREEPRATNNRKGAQVVSIHTQKQVKVVVLEPQAFEDSQNIADQLKNRRPVIVNLENADRNLAKRIVDFVSGTTYALGGNMQKVGNGIFLFVPNNVDISGEMKDDFKEKGFFWSLTK
- a CDS encoding YggS family pyridoxal phosphate-dependent enzyme encodes the protein MDINGNISDIRQRMNQAAGKSGRNPSEIKLLAVSKTMSSDVVRCAYQAGLRAFAENRVQEWQEKVDHLPEDCEWHLVGRLQTNKVKYLDTRITLIHSLDRISLLEALEHHGTQRQMIWPTLVQVNIARDPHKAGVLEEEVEDFLTEVTRCEHVRVHGLMTIGALGASQEETQGYFRQLRLLKERIQVKTIPHVALKELSMGMSHDFEWAIQEGATIIRVGRQIFGERS
- a CDS encoding HlyD family efflux transporter periplasmic adaptor subunit, with protein sequence MKRSPRTLIYRMIRVVGVGALLLLLIGSLGWVYRSNFLTGSLKVELAKQGDIEHQQTVSVVFANEETLLKAPAAGTPKFLAQEGERIRKGEPIATIQSGGVALGQDSISQSNTLVAPIGGLVYSATDGLETFLTPENLVSMDVSKILQQTVANSSESVAKSTIPQNDPTTQEAQASQSTQALQNTSGSVASGKVIGKIVNNLLPTVAVVKVDTKGYEVGKNVKMLINGQSFTAKIMRLLDDPQGLVVQFNQYIDGTSRERFQEIALVVKPTVSGILIPKSSLWIKGEEQGVYVVQESAIQYRKVKILDENDQVICVENLPHGIPVIINPRMGLDGLTINIKNVTQL
- a CDS encoding sensor histidine kinase — encoded protein: MRIKWLIIPIYLLVSSLSLLLFWLGAQVQTGIRLEIDFMALAFAILLPGGIVYFFADRLGERIERIYSAVKGIAQDQSQPTNLPEFTYELGNLSREVTELGQRLKVSISTNRRESQKIQAILAGMQEGVISLDRVGRIVLLNRAAEKLFGKKQDAVRNRYLSELNGFEKLEELISIALEKGLPGQTELLIRSKMMIRVQVNPILEEKDRSQGAVIVCYDITELRRLEQLRTEFVGNVSHELRTPLTSIKGFVETLLDGAAEVPDLRERFLNIIHKETLRLQRLVDELLTLSRIENQRPDVCNGRSRIQEAYEKIKPVIGPYAEAKSIELEVVIPNTLPEVAMGIDLLSQVLLNLMENAVKYTAKGRVWLHASYVNQSIRLEFGDTGCGIPQEDLPRVFERFYRVDKARSREQGGTGLGLSIVKHIVEGAGGKIWVTSKLGSGSLFICELPTRNGGITNEEEPKDTNL
- a CDS encoding response regulator transcription factor; this encodes MAVILVVDDDELIQELLKFNLEKEGYQVLMASDGPEALRVIKEKLPDLVVLDIMLPGMSGLEVCNQLRRVPKLADLPVIMLTAKGEEIDKVLGLEIGADDYITKPFSPRELVARIRARLRRNKPSEEGADIVRQDLRIDLERFRVSVRGEYIELTPKEFELLRVLATHPGKVYTRDELLERIWGYEYAGDTRTVDVHVRHLRQKIEKDPSDPDYIETLRGIGYRLKG
- the pgeF gene encoding peptidoglycan editing factor PgeF; this encodes MVWSWRQGKELVYLTLPAWEAEGIQIGFSTRWGGVSSSPYSTLNLGLHVGDSPDQVKNNRKLWFAEWNTLPGEVALGEQVHGTKVHQVTEGDAGRGSESLDTVITGVDGLMTVTHTALMAFFADCVPVFFYHPLLQAVGIAHAGWKGTSGKIVSEMLELFRLRGGDPAECWAAIGPSIGPCCYEVDEPVQKEFEKSFLRTPFLKPGRQGHFQLDLREANAMVLREAGIPPEKIWIARECTACHTDSFFSYRIEGPNTGRMAGWIRRLPTREG
- a CDS encoding YlmC/YmxH family sporulation protein — its product is MRISELRLLDIVNIKDGRRLGPIKDLDLDLERGSIKGIVVQGASRSWGFFGGRNEDILIPWDRVKKIGVDVILVDATDLPDFNVLVDDRR